From the Candidatus Zixiibacteriota bacterium genome, one window contains:
- a CDS encoding DUF5686 family protein codes for MIRSTLILALLFMTRSLSAGVLTGTIYDADDSLAIGFATVSIENTGQSISSNESGMYRLRLEPGTYELKFSHVSHYSQTIEVAVDDSAKAVDIYLKPAVIDVGLIKVYDRQYDAAQRIIVEAIARKEQLLSQIKEYSFDAYTKLVARDTSKADSSSVVAIFESQVEAFWKYPDDFKEIILARKQTTNIPAEGNLLQVGQLTNFNANRIDFGRYSIVSPTATDALDNYEYYLIDTIFTENSAVFVLEIEPKNQTDALFEGTIKIADSTYAVVGVELTLNKGFDNPYLSNISYRQVYALFEGKYWMPTMIQSSASLDFNLPILPPLSIDYQAALHNFRFEPGFDDSLFGEYVLEVHEAADDIDSIKWDVGRLIPLTPLEQRGYFFVDSVKNHQPLYMKLLIAPFALSIFVLSAQDFIHFNKVEGPYLGFGQYFRNITDRLGLRVKTGYAFDADLWQHEYGFDYTVSKRQKLTFGAQYRDKIRTRPTIFARPDGNATLMALLTKIDAYDYFAEEGFLVKMGLSPLPKTGLYLTYNDFDQKSVRNNSEYSVFNNDELNRPNPSIVDGKLRSISALLTYDSRPRFRDKKGKGVLLSFPSTEVRFFVEHASDDLFDNDFEFTRYSASLQRMDRLFGWAISNLYVFAGASDGSLPPQKYFVADFDAGLTEHEFAFKTMAETNFYGNRALVVYGSIDFGSKLFQKSGLPLIKKIPLGLSLYGGAFWTDFHNHPYHTGDELLLTAKKPYGEAGFGIDRLVPLPLTFVFTWQLSDYPTNRWTWGVSWPVF; via the coding sequence ATGATCCGATCCACACTAATCTTGGCGCTGCTTTTCATGACCCGGAGTCTCAGCGCGGGTGTTCTCACCGGCACCATCTATGATGCCGATGACTCGCTTGCTATCGGGTTCGCCACCGTAAGCATCGAAAACACCGGACAATCCATAAGTTCCAACGAGTCCGGCATGTACCGCCTGAGGCTTGAACCGGGTACCTATGAACTCAAATTCAGCCATGTCTCTCACTATTCGCAGACAATTGAGGTCGCGGTCGATGATTCGGCAAAAGCTGTGGACATTTACCTGAAGCCGGCTGTGATCGATGTCGGGCTGATCAAAGTGTACGACCGTCAGTACGATGCCGCCCAGAGGATAATCGTCGAGGCTATCGCCCGCAAAGAACAGTTACTCTCTCAGATCAAAGAATACAGCTTCGACGCTTACACCAAACTGGTGGCGCGGGACACCTCCAAAGCCGATTCCTCGAGCGTTGTTGCTATTTTCGAATCGCAGGTGGAGGCGTTCTGGAAATACCCGGATGATTTCAAGGAGATCATACTGGCCCGGAAGCAAACTACGAACATCCCGGCCGAAGGCAACCTGCTGCAAGTCGGGCAGCTTACCAACTTCAACGCCAACCGGATAGATTTCGGACGCTATTCTATAGTCTCCCCCACCGCTACCGATGCTCTCGACAACTACGAGTATTACCTGATTGACACGATCTTCACCGAAAACAGCGCCGTTTTTGTCCTTGAGATCGAGCCGAAAAACCAAACCGACGCGCTTTTCGAAGGCACCATCAAAATAGCAGACTCGACCTATGCCGTCGTTGGCGTCGAATTGACACTGAACAAAGGGTTCGACAACCCGTACCTGTCCAATATTTCCTACCGGCAGGTCTATGCTCTCTTTGAGGGCAAGTACTGGATGCCAACCATGATTCAGTCCAGCGCGAGCCTGGATTTCAATCTCCCCATTCTTCCACCCCTGTCTATCGATTACCAGGCGGCCCTGCACAACTTCAGGTTCGAGCCGGGCTTCGATGATTCTCTCTTCGGCGAATACGTGCTCGAAGTCCACGAGGCGGCCGATGATATCGACTCGATCAAGTGGGATGTCGGACGACTGATACCGCTCACACCCCTCGAGCAACGGGGATATTTCTTCGTGGATTCGGTGAAAAACCATCAACCGCTGTATATGAAATTGCTTATCGCCCCCTTCGCCCTGTCAATCTTTGTTTTGTCCGCGCAAGATTTCATTCATTTCAACAAAGTCGAAGGTCCGTATCTCGGCTTTGGACAGTACTTCAGGAATATAACCGACCGGCTCGGCCTCCGGGTGAAGACCGGCTATGCTTTCGATGCTGATTTGTGGCAACACGAGTACGGCTTCGATTATACGGTGTCAAAAAGACAGAAACTGACATTCGGGGCTCAGTACCGCGATAAAATCCGCACCCGCCCCACGATTTTTGCCCGGCCCGACGGAAATGCCACCCTCATGGCGCTGCTGACCAAAATCGATGCCTACGATTACTTCGCCGAAGAAGGGTTTCTTGTCAAAATGGGGTTATCGCCGCTGCCCAAAACAGGTCTCTACCTCACCTATAATGACTTCGACCAAAAGTCCGTCAGGAACAACAGCGAGTACAGTGTCTTTAATAATGATGAACTGAACAGGCCGAACCCATCGATAGTCGATGGCAAACTTCGTTCCATATCAGCTTTGCTCACGTACGACTCTCGGCCGCGTTTTCGCGACAAGAAGGGCAAGGGCGTCTTGCTCTCTTTTCCTTCAACCGAGGTCAGGTTCTTCGTTGAGCATGCTTCGGATGACCTCTTCGACAACGACTTTGAATTCACCAGATACAGCGCTTCGCTCCAGAGAATGGACCGTCTGTTCGGATGGGCGATTAGCAATCTGTATGTTTTTGCCGGCGCCTCCGATGGTTCTCTGCCGCCCCAGAAATACTTTGTGGCTGATTTCGACGCTGGCCTGACCGAGCACGAGTTCGCCTTCAAAACCATGGCCGAAACCAATTTTTACGGCAACCGCGCTCTCGTGGTTTACGGTAGTATCGATTTCGGCAGCAAACTCTTTCAGAAAAGCGGCCTTCCGCTCATAAAGAAGATCCCGCTGGGGCTTTCCCTTTACGGCGGCGCCTTCTGGACTGATTTCCACAACCACCCTTACCACACGGGCGACGAACTCCTTCTCACGGCAAAAAAGCCCTACGGCGAGGCCGGTTTTGGAATCGACCGTCTTGTCCCCTTACCTTTGACCTTCGTCTTCACCTGGCAGTTGTCCGACTATCCCACCAACAGGTGGACCTGGGGTGTCTCCTGGCCGGTATTTTAA
- a CDS encoding heme o synthase has product MVNLTAAAVHRTGMKTTITGYIQLTKPSIMLLVLFTGATSLVIEGSLLSDPWRFFLVMVGLYLTGGSANALNQYFERDIDARMKRTYRRRPLPLGLISSRGALIFSVTIGVLGVLLFGYFFNLLTALLSLGTILFYSLFYTLWLKPNTDQNIVIGGIAGAMAPVGAWTAATGHMDIVPWILFAIVFFWTPPHFWALALFCKDDYIKAELPMMPVVRGETSTLKQIIWYTVVLFAVSLSLLAFGGGWFYLAVAVLLGVIFLRKAVQAFRVRSTGSMRSLFGYSIIYLFGVFTAIIIDELIKRS; this is encoded by the coding sequence ATGGTAAACTTAACGGCTGCCGCGGTGCATCGAACAGGTATGAAGACCACAATAACAGGTTATATTCAACTCACCAAACCATCGATCATGCTTCTGGTTTTATTCACCGGGGCTACATCGCTGGTGATAGAGGGAAGTCTGCTGTCTGATCCCTGGCGGTTTTTTCTGGTGATGGTCGGGCTGTATCTTACCGGAGGCAGCGCGAATGCGTTGAACCAGTATTTTGAGCGCGATATCGACGCCCGCATGAAGCGGACCTACCGTCGACGGCCCCTGCCGCTGGGGCTTATCAGCTCAAGGGGGGCGCTGATATTTTCCGTTACAATCGGAGTACTCGGGGTGTTGTTGTTCGGGTACTTTTTCAATTTGCTGACAGCCCTCTTGTCGCTCGGTACGATACTCTTCTATTCGCTCTTTTACACATTGTGGCTAAAGCCGAATACCGACCAGAATATAGTCATCGGCGGAATCGCCGGCGCTATGGCTCCGGTGGGAGCGTGGACGGCCGCGACCGGGCACATGGATATAGTACCGTGGATACTGTTCGCGATTGTCTTTTTCTGGACGCCGCCTCATTTCTGGGCGCTCGCTCTGTTTTGTAAGGACGATTACATTAAGGCGGAGCTCCCCATGATGCCGGTAGTGAGAGGCGAGACGAGTACGCTCAAACAGATAATTTGGTACACCGTTGTATTGTTCGCGGTCAGTCTGTCCCTGCTGGCCTTTGGTGGCGGATGGTTTTACTTAGCGGTCGCGGTGCTTCTGGGCGTAATCTTTTTGAGGAAAGCCGTTCAGGCTTTCAGAGTCAGGTCAACCGGATCGATGAGAAGTTTGTTTGGTTATTCGATAATTTATCTCTTTGGTGTGTTTACGGCGATTATTATAGATGAATTAATCAAACGGAGCTGA
- a CDS encoding cytochrome c3 family protein has translation MAQIFPRWTNRLPVILLAGGILLALAVVGFFWYYGSPKYTDVGYRPRQPVPYSHKLHAGDLGIDCRYCHYSVEKSAVANVPPTSVCMNCHTLILPESEKLLPVRESWATGEPIKWVRIHKIGEYAYFNHSIHIDRGVSCISCHGNVADMEVVEQKKPLSMGWCLECHRNPGPNLRPVSEVTNMGWIMPDDHAQWAERVIKEKGIAPPETCSACHR, from the coding sequence TTGGCGCAGATATTTCCACGATGGACTAACAGGCTTCCGGTGATATTGCTCGCGGGAGGTATATTGTTGGCGCTGGCGGTGGTCGGGTTCTTCTGGTATTACGGCTCGCCGAAGTACACCGATGTCGGCTATCGTCCCCGTCAACCGGTGCCCTATTCCCACAAGCTTCATGCCGGTGATCTGGGAATCGATTGTCGTTACTGCCACTACTCGGTGGAAAAGTCGGCGGTCGCCAATGTCCCGCCAACATCGGTGTGTATGAACTGCCATACCTTGATATTACCCGAGAGCGAGAAACTTCTGCCGGTGCGCGAAAGCTGGGCGACCGGCGAGCCCATAAAGTGGGTGCGGATTCACAAAATCGGCGAGTACGCCTATTTCAATCACAGTATTCACATCGACCGCGGGGTTAGCTGCATAAGCTGCCACGGCAACGTTGCTGATATGGAGGTTGTCGAGCAGAAGAAGCCGCTCAGTATGGGATGGTGCCTGGAGTGCCATCGCAATCCCGGTCCGAATCTCAGGCCGGTCAGCGAGGTCACGAATATGGGCTGGATAATGCCCGATGATCACGCGCAGTGGGCTGAAAGAGTAATTAAAGAGAAGGGGATAGCGCCGCCCGAAACTTGTTCGGCGTGTCATCGATGA
- a CDS encoding TAT-variant-translocated molybdopterin oxidoreductase: MRSNEHEKPDSNMQWRSLDELADKPEFKQWLHREFPQGASEMNNDWSRRSFLTLMGASMALAGLAGCRRPEQKIVPYVKPPEEVVPGNPEYFATSMPFGTSAYGLIVESHEGRPTKIEGNPAHPSTLGASNAWIQASILGLYDPDRSKRVMREGQESRWDDFVTFWREHSAKYQSNRGEGLAVLSQSFSSPTLARLRREFLERYPNARWVAYDPVGGENIHEGMMLATGYAYQPTYDLSRAEVILSLDSDFLLTEIESIANSRKFVDGRRLKSEQDAMNRLYVLETAFTSTGASADHRLAVSYRQVGLFAVALARALAANGLTDLKVEGEIPLHGEVRQWVEPVAEDLLRAGSKGVVVAGYGQPPEVHALAYAINFALTSVGDCMYLSRPAASTAGGPGRLKDLVSDIDGGKVSTLIMLGGNPIYNAPSDSGFVEAFDKVENKVHLSGYNDNTSRRATWHIPRAHYLESWGDAFSYSGTRGVIQPLIAPLFDGVSDAELLNLIATGENKSGYDIVRDTRDTSGTGDPEVNWRSALHEGVYGQPFHIPANNIIKVNLARETADVIVSNYRVEDKGSLDVAFRLSPSVYDGRFANIGWLQELPHPMTKLTWDNAALISPKTAEQQDVKNGDMVKMSYKGRELEMPVWILPGMADNTVVLELGYGQENLGGVADGVGFNTYTLRTSDAMYYGTGLTMTKTGKTYPLASTQDHGSMEGRPHVREATLEEYRREPDFAPHAVHHPPLVSMWEDHKYDKGYQWGMAIDLTSCVGCNACTIACQSENNIPIVGKDQVLNGREMHWIRVDRYFTGDIEQPSAVHQPVACQHCEMAPCEQVCPVAATMHDDEGLNTMVYNRCIGTRYCSNNCPYKVRRFNFFNFTKDTPEVTKMVNNPDVTVRSRGVMEKCTYCVQRINRVRIKAKLEDREILDGEVVPACQQACPTQAIVFGNVIDPESRVSKVKQRNRNYDLLAELNVRPRTSYLAKVRNPNPKMPGND; the protein is encoded by the coding sequence ATGAGAAGTAACGAACACGAAAAACCAGACTCAAATATGCAGTGGCGCAGTCTCGATGAGCTGGCCGATAAGCCGGAATTCAAACAGTGGCTTCACCGGGAATTCCCGCAGGGCGCGTCGGAAATGAACAACGACTGGAGCCGCCGCAGTTTTCTGACCCTGATGGGTGCCTCGATGGCTCTGGCGGGACTGGCCGGATGCCGTCGCCCGGAACAGAAGATCGTGCCGTACGTGAAGCCGCCGGAGGAAGTTGTTCCGGGCAATCCCGAATATTTTGCGACATCGATGCCATTCGGAACGAGCGCGTATGGATTGATTGTGGAGAGTCACGAAGGCCGTCCGACCAAGATCGAAGGCAACCCGGCGCATCCATCGACACTCGGGGCATCCAATGCCTGGATACAGGCTTCCATACTGGGGCTGTATGATCCGGACCGCTCGAAGCGCGTCATGCGCGAGGGGCAAGAGAGCCGTTGGGACGACTTCGTGACTTTCTGGCGCGAGCATTCCGCTAAGTACCAATCCAACCGGGGCGAGGGGCTGGCGGTGTTGTCGCAGTCGTTTTCATCGCCAACCTTGGCGCGGCTTAGAAGAGAATTCTTAGAGAGATACCCAAATGCCCGATGGGTAGCGTATGATCCGGTGGGCGGTGAGAATATTCATGAGGGGATGATGCTTGCCACTGGCTATGCGTATCAACCGACGTACGATTTGAGCCGGGCGGAAGTAATACTGTCCCTCGATTCCGATTTCTTGCTTACGGAAATCGAAAGCATAGCCAATTCCCGCAAATTTGTCGACGGACGCCGGTTGAAATCAGAACAGGACGCTATGAATCGTCTCTATGTACTCGAAACGGCGTTTACATCCACCGGTGCTTCGGCTGACCACCGGTTAGCTGTGAGCTATCGGCAGGTTGGTTTGTTCGCTGTGGCGTTGGCCCGCGCTCTGGCCGCGAATGGCCTGACTGATCTGAAAGTCGAAGGCGAAATTCCGCTCCACGGCGAAGTCAGGCAATGGGTGGAACCGGTGGCGGAAGATCTGCTGAGAGCCGGAAGCAAAGGGGTGGTCGTTGCCGGCTACGGGCAACCACCCGAAGTTCACGCCCTGGCGTATGCGATCAATTTCGCGCTAACATCGGTTGGCGACTGCATGTATCTCTCACGGCCTGCTGCCAGCACAGCCGGCGGCCCGGGCCGTTTGAAAGATCTGGTCAGTGACATCGACGGTGGAAAAGTGTCCACGCTGATTATGTTGGGGGGAAATCCGATTTACAACGCTCCATCGGATTCGGGTTTTGTCGAGGCGTTTGATAAAGTAGAAAACAAAGTACATCTGAGCGGTTATAACGATAATACGTCTCGCAGGGCAACCTGGCACATTCCGAGGGCGCATTACCTTGAATCGTGGGGGGATGCTTTCTCTTACAGTGGCACTCGCGGCGTCATTCAGCCGCTTATTGCCCCGTTGTTCGACGGGGTGTCGGATGCCGAACTGCTCAACTTGATCGCGACCGGTGAAAACAAATCAGGATACGACATCGTCCGCGATACCCGCGACACCTCCGGCACCGGAGATCCTGAGGTGAATTGGCGAAGCGCCCTGCACGAGGGAGTGTATGGTCAACCATTTCATATCCCGGCGAATAACATCATCAAGGTGAATCTGGCTCGCGAGACCGCCGACGTAATCGTGTCGAACTACCGCGTCGAAGATAAAGGGAGTCTCGATGTTGCCTTTAGACTTTCACCCTCAGTATATGATGGACGTTTCGCAAATATAGGCTGGCTGCAGGAACTGCCGCATCCTATGACAAAGCTCACCTGGGACAACGCGGCGCTTATCAGTCCGAAAACCGCCGAACAACAGGATGTCAAGAACGGCGACATGGTGAAGATGTCCTACAAAGGACGGGAACTCGAGATGCCGGTGTGGATTCTGCCCGGCATGGCGGATAACACAGTGGTGCTCGAACTCGGATACGGGCAGGAAAATCTCGGCGGTGTTGCTGATGGTGTCGGGTTCAACACCTACACTCTGCGGACATCGGATGCGATGTACTACGGTACGGGCCTCACGATGACCAAGACCGGCAAGACCTATCCACTGGCTTCAACGCAGGACCACGGTAGTATGGAAGGTCGCCCGCACGTGCGGGAGGCGACGCTTGAGGAGTATCGCAGAGAACCCGATTTCGCGCCGCACGCGGTGCATCACCCGCCGCTGGTCTCCATGTGGGAAGATCACAAGTATGATAAGGGCTATCAGTGGGGGATGGCGATTGACCTCACTTCCTGCGTGGGCTGCAACGCCTGTACGATTGCCTGTCAGAGCGAAAACAACATACCGATTGTCGGTAAAGACCAGGTCCTCAACGGGCGCGAGATGCACTGGATTCGTGTTGACAGATATTTCACCGGCGACATCGAGCAACCATCGGCCGTTCATCAGCCGGTAGCCTGCCAGCATTGTGAGATGGCTCCATGCGAGCAGGTTTGTCCGGTGGCGGCGACAATGCACGACGACGAGGGACTTAACACGATGGTCTACAATCGGTGTATAGGAACCCGCTACTGTTCCAACAACTGTCCTTACAAAGTCAGGCGATTCAACTTCTTCAATTTTACGAAAGATACGCCGGAAGTCACAAAGATGGTGAACAACCCGGATGTTACGGTGCGATCGCGCGGTGTGATGGAGAAGTGTACTTATTGTGTCCAGCGAATTAACCGGGTGAGGATCAAAGCCAAGCTGGAGGACAGGGAGATTCTCGATGGCGAGGTGGTTCCGGCCTGCCAGCAGGCATGCCCAACGCAGGCGATAGTATTCGGCAACGTGATTGATCCGGAAAGCCGGGTTTCCAAAGTAAAACAGCGTAATCGCAATTACGATCTGCTGGCGGAGTTGAATGTCAGACCGAGAACATCGTATCTGGCGAAAGTCAGAAACCCTAATCCGAAAATGCCCGGCAACGACTGA
- the nrfD gene encoding NrfD/PsrC family molybdoenzyme membrane anchor subunit, whose translation MLGNPTFEKITEAVSRIVERKPTRWWYGLFSVSVALTLMLVANLVYLFWEGTGIWGLNNPVGWGWAIVNFVFWVGIGHAGTLISAILFLLRQRWRTSINRFAEAMTIFAVICALLFPAIHVGRVWVLYWVFPLPNQMSMWPNWRSPLLWDTFAVGTYFTCSLLFWYVGLVPDLATLRDRAKSKIRKIMYGLFSLGWRGGNRQWKHYELAYLVLAGISTPLVLSVHSIVATDFATSLLPGWHTTIFPPYFVAGAIFSGFAMVMTLSLIARKVFNLEDIITPRTLERMNKIILVTGMMVGYAYSMEFFIAWYSGNEYERFAFINRAFGPYAWAYWIMVSCNVIVPQLFWFKRLRTSIPVMFVASILVNVGMWFERFVIVVTLSRDFLPSSWDYYSPTIYDIMIFVGSFGLFFTLFLLFLRYLPMVAMSEVKGVLPQADPHHSHAGGHQ comes from the coding sequence GTGTTGGGCAATCCGACTTTCGAGAAAATCACCGAGGCGGTGAGCCGTATCGTTGAGAGAAAGCCTACCAGATGGTGGTATGGTTTGTTCTCTGTCTCGGTTGCCCTGACCTTGATGCTCGTGGCCAATCTGGTTTATCTGTTCTGGGAAGGTACGGGTATATGGGGGCTGAACAATCCGGTTGGATGGGGCTGGGCGATCGTGAATTTCGTCTTTTGGGTCGGTATCGGGCACGCGGGTACGTTGATATCGGCCATTCTGTTTCTGCTTCGTCAGCGCTGGAGAACATCGATTAATCGTTTTGCCGAGGCGATGACCATTTTCGCCGTGATATGCGCCTTATTGTTCCCGGCCATTCACGTCGGCAGGGTATGGGTGCTTTACTGGGTTTTCCCTCTTCCCAATCAGATGTCAATGTGGCCGAACTGGCGGAGTCCTCTTCTGTGGGATACGTTCGCGGTGGGGACCTATTTCACCTGCTCGCTTTTGTTCTGGTACGTGGGGCTGGTCCCCGACCTGGCGACGCTTCGTGATCGCGCGAAATCGAAAATTCGCAAAATCATGTATGGTCTGTTTTCGCTCGGGTGGCGCGGCGGGAATCGTCAGTGGAAGCACTATGAACTTGCTTATCTGGTTCTGGCGGGTATATCGACGCCGCTGGTGCTCTCCGTACACAGTATCGTTGCCACGGACTTTGCCACCTCGCTTTTACCCGGATGGCATACGACCATATTCCCGCCTTACTTTGTCGCCGGGGCGATTTTCTCCGGATTCGCCATGGTCATGACACTCAGCCTGATAGCACGCAAGGTTTTCAATCTCGAAGACATCATCACACCCAGAACACTCGAGAGGATGAACAAGATTATTCTGGTCACCGGTATGATGGTCGGTTACGCGTATTCGATGGAGTTCTTTATCGCGTGGTACAGCGGTAACGAGTACGAGCGATTCGCGTTTATCAACAGAGCTTTTGGTCCTTACGCGTGGGCGTACTGGATTATGGTGTCGTGCAACGTGATCGTGCCACAGCTTTTCTGGTTCAAGCGCCTGAGAACTTCGATACCGGTCATGTTCGTGGCCTCGATACTGGTCAACGTGGGCATGTGGTTTGAGCGGTTCGTTATTGTGGTGACCCTTTCGCGCGATTTCCTGCCGTCGAGTTGGGACTACTACAGCCCGACTATTTACGATATCATGATATTCGTTGGTTCGTTCGGCCTGTTCTTTACGCTGTTTCTTTTGTTCTTGAGGTATTTGCCGATGGTGGCGATGTCGGAGGTCAAGGGTGTGTTGCCGCAGGCGGACCCGCACCACTCGCACGCGGGAGGACACCAATGA
- a CDS encoding DUF3341 domain-containing protein, translated as MRSIFKPLRGLVLAEFESSAALLDAARKVREAGYEKFDCHSPFPVHGMDEAMGLKRSPLGYVVGVVGSLGLLGMLGLTWWTSAVDYKFLISGKPFFSWQAYIPILFAITVLCSAFGAFFGMLSLNQLPRLFHPIFNSERFAKVTDGGFFVSIQSDDPSYDENKVVAFLQSIGGRNVEVVNGD; from the coding sequence ATGAGATCGATTTTCAAACCGCTGCGGGGGCTGGTACTGGCCGAGTTCGAATCGTCGGCGGCGCTGCTTGACGCGGCCAGGAAGGTTCGGGAAGCGGGCTACGAGAAATTCGACTGTCACTCGCCGTTCCCCGTGCATGGCATGGATGAGGCGATGGGGTTGAAGCGTTCGCCGCTCGGCTATGTTGTCGGTGTGGTTGGATCGCTCGGATTGCTGGGCATGCTCGGCCTGACCTGGTGGACCAGCGCTGTTGATTACAAGTTCTTGATATCGGGCAAACCGTTTTTCAGCTGGCAGGCGTACATTCCGATTTTATTCGCCATCACGGTGCTCTGTTCGGCATTCGGAGCCTTTTTCGGGATGCTTTCGCTCAATCAGCTTCCGCGCCTGTTTCACCCGATATTCAATTCGGAGCGATTCGCGAAGGTTACCGATGGCGGCTTCTTCGTATCAATTCAGTCGGACGATCCCTCTTATGATGAGAACAAAGTGGTGGCATTTCTTCAGTCGATCGGCGGCCGGAATGTGGAGGTGGTGAATGGTGATTAG
- a CDS encoding cytochrome c yields MVIRLTRHRLVVILSVVLTLLAGCARERPSQEPPVHINPNMDLQPKYRPQAESRFFSDGATMRPLVPGTVARGELNADTAYYEGKNGRGEFIVGMPDSVMITTQLLERGQERFNIYCSPCHGRVGDGKGIMVNRGYVPPPTFHSDRIRQMPNGQIFDVITNGVRNMPAYRYQIPVDDRWAIISYIRALERSQNATIEDVPESMRERIQQESR; encoded by the coding sequence ATGGTGATTAGACTTACGCGACATCGCCTTGTTGTCATTCTGTCGGTCGTGTTGACTCTGTTAGCGGGCTGCGCTCGCGAGAGACCGTCGCAGGAACCGCCCGTCCATATCAACCCGAACATGGATCTTCAGCCCAAATACCGTCCGCAGGCGGAGAGCAGGTTCTTCAGCGATGGCGCCACTATGAGGCCTCTGGTGCCGGGTACGGTGGCGCGCGGTGAGTTGAACGCGGATACCGCCTATTATGAGGGCAAAAATGGCAGGGGTGAGTTTATTGTCGGTATGCCCGATTCGGTGATGATAACGACGCAGCTTCTTGAGCGCGGTCAGGAGAGATTCAATATTTATTGTTCCCCGTGTCACGGCCGGGTCGGCGACGGCAAAGGGATTATGGTTAATCGCGGGTATGTACCGCCCCCGACGTTCCATTCCGACAGGATTCGTCAGATGCCGAACGGACAGATATTCGATGTTATTACCAACGGCGTGCGCAATATGCCGGCATATAGATACCAGATACCGGTTGACGACCGCTGGGCGATTATAAGTTACATTCGGGCGCTTGAGCGAAGTCAGAACGCAACGATAGAAGATGTACCCGAGTCGATGCGCGAGAGGATTCAGCAGGAAAGCAGATGA